Sequence from the Nocardia brasiliensis genome:
CTCGTCATCGAGAGATATTCCGCCGCAACAACTTCTGTCTAACGTTCGGACCACGAAGACCCCCGCCGCCCGCGGCCGGTCCACCGCGCTGACCGGGGCAAAGACGGGATGAATTCGCCGCGGCGCACTGCGCGCCGCGAGTTCTGCCTGATGAAGTGAGAAGGGTCCGCCCCATGTCAGATTTCCGTGCCATCCCTCGACTCCGCTCCCGGCGCATGGCCAAGGCGATGGCGGTACCGACCGCGGTGGCGCTCGCCGGGCTGTTGCTGACCGCGTGCGGCGCCCGCGACGATGCCTCGACCACGGGCTCGAACGCGGCCTCCTGCGTGGACACCTCGAAGGACTCGATCAAGATCGGTTCGCTGCACTCGCTGTCGGGCACGATGGCGATCTCCGAGGTGACCGTCGCCAATTCGACCAAGCTGGCGGTCGATCAGATCAACGCCGCGGGCGGCGTGCTCGGCAAGCGGATCGAGCTGGTGCTCGAGGACGGCGCGTCGGATCCGAAGACCTTCGCCGAGAAGGCCGAGAAGTTGATCAGCTCCGACTGTGTCGCCGCGGTGTTCGGCGGCTGGACCTCGTCGAGCCGCAAGGCGATGAAGCCCAAGTTCGAGAACCTGAACGCACTGCTGTACTACCCGGTCCAGTACGAGGGACTGGAGGACAGCAAGAACATCTTCTACACCGGCGCGACGACCAACCAGCAGATCGTTCCGGCGCTGGATTACCTGAAACAGCAGGGCATCACCTCGCTGTACCTGGTCGGCTCCGACTACGTCTTCCCGCAGACGGCCAATCGGGAGATCAAGGCGTACGCGCAGGCCAACGGCATCGAGATCAAGGGCGAGGACTACACCCCGCTCGGCTCCACCGACTTCTCCACCATCGTGAACAAGGTGCGAAACGCCAAGGC
This genomic interval carries:
- the urtA gene encoding urea ABC transporter substrate-binding protein, which gives rise to MAKAMAVPTAVALAGLLLTACGARDDASTTGSNAASCVDTSKDSIKIGSLHSLSGTMAISEVTVANSTKLAVDQINAAGGVLGKRIELVLEDGASDPKTFAEKAEKLISSDCVAAVFGGWTSSSRKAMKPKFENLNALLYYPVQYEGLEDSKNIFYTGATTNQQIVPALDYLKQQGITSLYLVGSDYVFPQTANREIKAYAQANGIEIKGEDYTPLGSTDFSTIVNKVRNAKAGAVFNTLNGDSNVAFFREYTSAGLKAAEMPVVSVSIAEEEVAGIGAQNIAGQLTAWNYYQTVDTPVNKKFVADYKAAFGADKPTSDPMEAAYASVFLWKNTVEKAKSFQVADVQAAADGVSFEAPEGLVTIDGANHHITKTARIGEIRPDGLIYTVWDSGKAVTPDPYLKSYEWAKGLK